The following is a genomic window from Nomascus leucogenys isolate Asia unplaced genomic scaffold, Asia_NLE_v1 001526F_33260_qpd_obj, whole genome shotgun sequence.
CTGGCCCACATGGGTCTGGCTTTGCTGCAACTGCTCAAGGCAGCCAGAGAACCGGCTTCAGCAGTGCACCCACTGGGGGTCCTCCTGTCACCCCCACACCCTCAGGGCACAGGGTGGGCTCAGAGGATGCGGCACTGCTGGGGGCCACAGCAGGAGTCACTGAAGCTGTGCTGGTGACCTGAGCCTGTGAGAGGCTGCCCAGCCCACATGGCCCACCCTGGAGTCAATGGTGAAAGGCTGCTCAGCCCACACGGCCCACCTTGGTGTCGACGGCTGGTGTGAAGACAGAAGGGACGGAGAACAGGCGGTTGTAGAAAGCGACCTCCTTCAGGGTGTAGTCCCGCATGGGCCGCACCACCACCACGTCCCCGTGCCGCTCATCCGAGAAGCCCTGGGGGAGGCGGGGGCTGTGTGGTCCAGGTCAAGGCCCGAATGTGCTCgcccctcctcccctgccagGTAGGGAAGGTCACAGACCCCTACCACCATCCAAGAGGCCGCAGAACTGATACGCGAGAGGCTACTCTCCAGTGAAGGTGGCCAAAGGGGTGAAGGTGGGGATGGGCCTCCTGAACACCCAGACCCCTGCCTACCGTATCCCAGGCCAGAAAGGCCCCTCGACCCAGTGCCAGGTTGGTCATGAGCTTGATGGCCAAGCGTGTGCAGCTGTCCCCAGTCATGACCTTGGAGTAGCCGTGGGCTCGGGCCATGTGCAGGATCAGGTGGGTCCTAAAACACAGAGCATCTCAGGAGCCTGGGGGGTGCAGGACCCGGGGAAGGGGGGCTCTCAGGGGTCTGGGGGGTCAGGACCCGGGGAAGGGGGGCTCTCAGGGGTCTGGGGGGGTcagggcctggggaagggggCTCTCAGGGGTCTGGGGGTCAGGGCCTGGGGAAGGGGAGCTCTCAGGGGTCTGGGGGTCAGGACCTGGGGAAGGGGGGCCCTCAGGGGTCTGGGGGGTcagggcctggggaagggggCCCTCAGGGGTCTGGGGGGTcagggcctggggaagggggGCTCTCAGGGGTCTGGGGGGTcagggcctggggaagggggGCTCTCAGGGGTCTGGGGGTCAGGACCTGGGGAAGGGGGGCCCTCAGGGGTCTGGGGGGTCAGGGCCGGGGAAGGGGGCCCTCAGGGGTCTGGGGGGTcagggcctggggaagggggGCTCTCAGGGGTCTGGGGGTcagggcctggggaagggggCTCTCAGGGGTCTGGGGGGTCAGGGCCGGGGAAGGGGGGCTCTCAGGGGTCTGGGGAGATCAGGACCTGGGGAAGGGGGGCTCTCAGGGGTCTGGGGGATTGGGACCCAGGGAAGGGGGGCTCTCAGGGGTCTGCGGGGGTCAGGACCCAGGGAAGGGGGCCCTCAGGGGTCTGAGGGAGTTAGCGCCCGGGGAAGGGGGGCTCTCAGGGCCTCACCTCAGGGTCTGCAGAAGCTCCTCCTTGGCCGTCAGTGTCCTCACTGAGCAGAACAGTTGGGAAAGAGCCTCAGTCTGGGCAGTGGCAGGCGGTCTTGCCAGGCTCTGGGGGTCCCGTGTGGGTGGGGGTGGCTGTTCCTCCCCTTGTATCAGGCCAGGACCCCCCCCGGCCCCCAGCACATGCTGCTGCTGGAGGAAGCTGTCCACGGCCGCCTTGTAGGCCCCCTCGGATCCCACCGGCTCCTGGGCAGAGCACCAAAGCACCGACGGTGGCAGGCTGAACACCTTCCAGGATGAGGGAGAGGCCAGTGAGGCCGGGGACAAGGGCAGGTGCCCCCCACAGACAGCCCCACCTTCCATGATGTGGGAAACGGCAGTGAGGCTGGGACACAGGCAGGTGCCCCCCAGATGTCACCTCCAGGACCCCTTTCCAGGGAcagccctcccacctcctctAAGGCCACCACGTGCCATGGGAACCCTGTTGCTGGCAGAATGGGCTTCACTTCGGCCAGGGTCTTTGCTCTCTCCTCTAGACTCTGGCCACAGGCTGCTCCCTCTGAAAAACCCAGGCAGAAAGAgtcaaggctcagagaggagcCAGGCAGGGCAGGAAGCGGGGCCACCTCCACCTGGGGACACCCTTTGAGGCCTCGATCTGCAGGGCGGTGCTTCCTGGCGGGGCGGTGGGGTGTCGGCCATTTTCCTTTGGACAGGGCTTTCTCTCTTGTGGCTAACCTCAGCACTACAGGGAACACCCCAGGAGTTTGTTCTGCAGGAGCAAGGGTCGGGGAGGCGACCCCGGGGCCCCCCTCACCATCAGCACTTAACTCGCCCTTCTCTGTCCCCAGACCCCATGATAGGGACTGGGCAGCCGCCGCTCCTGCTCCCACCCCCCTACTTTCTAAGGAAGTTATTAGACTCCAGCAACAGTGATGCCACCTAACGATGGACACATCCGCTGCCTCCTTCAGGGAAATGTCCCCACCAGGGCCTCAGTGCACGGGCGACACCAGCAGCTCAACATGTCCCCCCAGAGGGAGGGTCCCCCCACAGGGAGGCTCCACACCAGAGGGAGGCTCCACACCAGAGGGAGGCTCCACACCAGAGGGAGGATCCACACCAGAGGGAGGGTCCCCCCAGAGGGAGGGTCCACACCAGAGGGAGGATCCACACCAGAGGGAGGGTCCCCCAGAGGGAGGGTCCACACCAGAGGGAGGCTCCACACCAGAGGGAGGGTCCACACCAGAGGGAGGCTCCACACCAGAGGAGGGTCCCCCAGAGGGAGGCTGCACACCAGAGGGAGGGTCCACACCAGAGGGAGGGTCCACACCAGAGGGAGGCTCCACACCAGAGGGAGGCTCCACACCAGAGGGAGGCT
Proteins encoded in this region:
- the LOC100597313 gene encoding cytoplasmic tRNA 2-thiolation protein 2 isoform X1 is translated as MLGKNRLIFPGEKVLLAWSGGPSSSSMVWQVLEGLSQDSAKRLRFVAGVIFVDEGAACGQSLEERAKTLAEVKPILPATGFPWHVVALEEVFSLPPSVLWCSAQEPVGSEGAYKAAVDSFLQQQHVLGAGGGPGLIQGEEQPPPPTRDPQSLARPPATAQTEALSQLFCSVRTLTAKEELLQTLRTHLILHMARAHGYSKVMTGDSCTRLAIKLMTNLALGRGAFLAWDTGFSDERHGDVVVVRPMRDYTLKEVAFYNRLFSVPSVFTPAVDTKAPEKASIRRLMEAFILRLQTQFPSTVSTVYRTSEKLVKAPRDGPAAGDSSPRCLLCMCALDVDAADSATAFGAQTASRLSQRQSPTPLTETRTPPGPCCSPGVGQAQGACRREDPQACIEEHLCYSCRVNMKDLPSLDPLPPYILAEAQLRTQRRSGTV